The Paenibacillus antri genomic sequence AACGGCGGAACGGGTGGCGGAGCCGAGGTTACGGGACATCGATCGATTGATCGATGCGAATCAATGGAAGACGATTCAAGCGTTTCAGAAGTATAAGGTAAGCGATTTTCACTTCAGCGGTTCGACCGGCTACGGTTATAACGACCGCGGGCGGGAGACGTTGGACGAGGTGTACGCGGAGGTGTTCGGTGCGGAGGCCGGGTTGGTCCGGCCTCACTTCGCTTCGGGGACGCATACGATCGCTACCGCGTTGTTCGGCGTTCTCCGGCCCGGGGACGAGTTGCTGTTCATTACCGGATCGCCGTACGACACGCTGCATAAGGTCATCGGCGCGGAAGGAGACGGGACGGGCAGTCTCCGCGATTGGGGCGTTCGCTGCACGATCGTGCCGCTCGGGTCGGACGGTCGCGTCGATTGGGATGCGGTGGAGGAGGCATGGTCCCCTTCGGTGAAGGTCGTCGCGATGCAGCGGTCCCGCGGGTATGAGTGGCGCTCTTCGTTCACGGTGGAAGAGCTCGGCGAGATGACGCGCCGCGTCAAAGCGCTGAACCCGAACGTGATCGCTTTCCTCGACAATTGTTACGGAGAGTTCACGGAAACGCGGGAGCCGACCGAGGTCGGGGTCGATCTGATGGCAGGTTCCTTGATCAAGAACCCGGGGGGCGGACTCGCGCCGACGGGCGGATATATCGTAGGACGGAAGCGTCTTGTCGAATTGGCGGCCTATCGGTTGACGGCGCCGGGCATCGGCGCCGAAGTCGGCTCGATGCTGGGAACGACGCGGGCGATCTACCAAGGGCTGTTTCTCGCGCCGCACGCGGTCGGACAGGCGCTTAAGGGCGCCGTGTTCGCGGCGGCGCTGTTCGACGCGCTTGGCTTCGTCTCGAACCCGAAGTGGGACGATCCTCGCTCGGACATCATCCAAGCGGTACGATTCGACAAGGCGTCGCAGCTGATCGCCTTCGTGCAGAGCGTGCAGCGAGCCTCCGCGGTTGACGCTCACGTCGTGCCGGAGCCGTGGGATATGCCGGGCTACGAGCATCCGGTCATTATGGCGGCGGGTACGTTCATCCAAGGCGGAAGCCTGGAATTAAGCGCGGATGCGCCGATCCGAGAACCTTACACGGCCTATATGCAAGGCGGGTTGACCTTCTCTCATGTGAAAATAGGTGTCGTTTCCGCTGTACAACGGATGATGGAAGAAAGAATCTTGTAAATTTTTATAACATATAACCTAACATCAATTGACAAGTATCCGTCATTTCGTTTAAAATGTACAGTAGCACTTATAAACACTGGAAGGTTGATGTATAATGGGTGATGAAATTCGCCGAAATATGGCATTGTTTCCCATCGGAATCGTTATGAAGCTGACCGATTTGACGGCGAGACAAATCCGTTATTACGAACAGCATGAACTCATTATGCCGGCAAGAACTTCAGGGAACCAACGCCTATTCTCATTTAACGACGTGGAACGCCTGCTGGAGATTAAGTCCCTCATCGAGAAGGGCGTCAATATCGCGGGAATCAAGCAGGTGCTGTCCCCGGTCAACAAGGAGTCGGACGACGCGACGGTGCTTAACGAGCATACGGAGGTCAAGCGGCGCGAGCTGACCGACAAGCAGCTTCATAAGATGCTCAAGCAGCAGTTGCTCGGCGGAAACCGAAGAGGACAGGTGTCGCTCATTCAAGGCGAGCTGTCGAGGTTCTTCAATCCATAGAGGGAAGAAGACGTCGAAAGACGTTTTTCTTTTGACGATGCAAATCAGTCGCCGAACTATATTTGATGGGAGAGATCGCTTTGGGTTACACGAAAGACGATATTATGCGGATCGCGAAAGAAGAGAACGTGCGGTTCATCCGTTTGCAATTTACGGACTTGATGGGCATTATCAAGAACGTGGAAATTCCGGTCAGCCAGCTGGAGAAGGCGCTCGATAACAAGATGATGTTCGACGGTTCGTCCATCGAGGGTTACGTGCGGATCGAGGAATCCGATATGTACTTGTACCCGGACTTGGATACGTGGGTCATCTTCCCGTGGGTGACGGAAGACCGCGTCGCTCGTTTGATTTGCGATATTTACATGCCGGACGGCACGCCGTTCGCGGGCGACCCGCGAGGAATTCTGAAGCGTGCGCTTCGCGATGCGCAGGAGCTTGGTTTTACGGCGATGAACGTCGGTCCGGAACCGGAGTTCTTCTTGTTCAAGACGGACGAGAAGGGTAATCCGACGCTCGAGACGAACGACCAAGGCGGATACTTCGACCTCGCGCCTACGGACCTCGGCGAGAACTGCCGCCGCGAAATCGTGCTCGTGCTCGAAAAGATGGGCTTCGAAATCGAAGCGTCTCACCATGAGGTCGCTCCGGGTCAACACGAAATCGACTTCAAATATTCCGACGCGATTCATGCGGCCGACCAAATTCAGACGTTCAAGCTCGTCGTCAAGACGATCGCGCGCAAGTATAACTTGCACGCCTCGTTCATGCCGAAGCCGCTGTTCGGGATGAACGGCTCGGGCATGCACTGCCATCAGTCGTTGTTCCAAGGCGACACGAACGCGTTCTACGACGAGAGCGACCGCCTGGGCCTCAGCGCTACGGCTCGCCACTACATGGCCGGCGTACTGCGCCACGCTCGAGGCTTCGCGGCGATCACGAATCCGACGGTCAACTCGTATAAGCGTCTCGTTCCGGGATACGAAGCGCCGGTGTATGTGGCTTGGTCGGCGAGCAACCGCTCCCCGATGATCCGCATCCCGGCATCGCGCGGACTCAGCACGCGGGTCGAGGTGCGCAACCCGGATCCGGCGGCGAACCCGTATTTGGCGATGGCGGTCATGCTGGCGGCCGGTCTCGACGGCATTCGCAACAAGCTGTCGCTGCCTGCGCCGGTCGATCGGAACATCTACGTCATGAGCGAAGACGAACGGGAATCCGCGGGCATTCCGAGCCTGCCGGAAAACCTTAAGGAAGCGCTCGACGAGCTGCTTGGCAACGAAGTCGTGTGCGACGCGCTCGGCGATCACGCGCTCGCGCACTTCGTCGAGTTGAAGGAAATCGAGTGGGATATGTACCGGACCCAGGTGCATCAGTGGGAACGGGACCAGTACTTGGCGTTGTATTAAGTTGGATCGAGACCGACCGCGAGCGATCGCGGTCGGTTTTTTTGCGCAGCGGCTGCGTTCCGGTGCTGCCTCCCTCGTATACCGTCGCCAGACGTCGAAACGATCATCAAACAGCCCTGCACGGTGCACGCCGATGAGTGGGGGAAGTCCTATTACGCTTGATCCGAACTTGGAAGAACGAAAGAACCCGGCGCATGCTGCGCCGGGTTCTTGGTCTTAGTGAAGCTCGCGGAAGATGCCGATGACCTTGCCGAGAACGGTCACGTGATTGTAGCGAAGCGGCTCCATCGTCGGATTCTCCGGTTGAAGACGAATGTGGTCGCGCTCCTTGTAGAACGTCTTAACGGTAGCTTCGTCGTCTTCGGTCATCGCCACGACGATGTCGCCGTTGGATGCCGTCTGCTGTTGACGCACGATCACGTAATCGCCGTCGAAGATGCCGACGTCGATCATGCTTTCGCCGACGACGGAGAGCATGAACACTTCATCGTCGCGAACCATATGCGACGGAAGAGGGAAATATTCTTCGACGTTCTCGACGGCGGTAATCGGTTGGCCTGCGGTCACCTTGCCGACGAGCGGCACGCGGGATACCGCGAGGCGAACCATCTGACGTTCGTCTTCGTCGCCAAGCAGCTCGATGGCGCGAGGTTTCGTCGGGTCTCTGCGAATGAAGCCCTTCTTCTCGAGCCGGTCGAGATGGCCGTGAACGGTAGAACTGGACGCGAGGCCGACGGCTTCGCCGATCTCCCGTACGGAAGGCGGATAACCCTTCTCGCGAACTTCGCTTCTAATGAATTCGAGAATTGCTTGTTGCCGGTTCGACAGCTTCGTCAAGTTCGATCACTCCAAGGAATGGTAATTAATTACGAGAAGTATAACACAGAACCGGAGTTCGTACAAACATAAGTTCGAATCGACTTGAAAGGAAGTAGGACTTCGGAATGTCATTCGTACGGCAGGGGGGAGCGGAAGGAGATGGAAGACGCGATCGGCCGCAGCGATGGAGCGCCGCGTTCCCGATATAACGAAGCGCTTCATTAAAAGGCAACGGTTCGGACGGTGGATAAGCAAGGCGATACGAAGAATAGGAGAACAAAAGTTCTCAATTCCCGTTGACACAAACGGGTGTTCGTGTTATTTTGATATCAGAACAAATGTTTCGGAACAAACGTTTGGAGGACGATATCGATGAGAACGAACACATACAGACAGCGGAACGGCAAGCAACAAGCGAGAAAGAAGTTCTTCGTACGGATGATGATGTTTCTCGCGCTGATCGGATTCAGCGCTACGTCGGGCGTCATGCTTCACGCCAGCGCCAACCAAGAAGACAACTCTACCGCGGTGACGACGACCGCCGAATCGGCCGCCCAGGCGAGCGTTCTCGATACCGGTTCGATTCTATGCGTAGAACCGGGGGACACATTATGGAAGATCGCGAAGGCGTACGGTCCCGACGATGTCTCCGTGAAGTCGTACGTGCAGAGCATTATCGAAGCGAACGATCTGGATTCCGCCAGCCTTCAAGTGGGACAAGTGTTGCGACTCCCTTAATACGTAAAACAGATCGCCGCCTGCCGGATATTCGGCTGGCGGCGTTGTTCGTTTTCCGCCTTGACTTGCCTCTTCCTCCTATGTTTAAGTAATTGAAGAAAGGAGTAGGTCATCATGATATCCGGACGCGTGCAACGCATCAACGAGCTGGCGAGAAAGCAGAAATCCGTCGGACTGACGGCGGAGGAGAAACTGGAACAAGCCGAGTTGCGCAAACAATATATCGACAACTTGAAGGCCTCGCTCCGGCAGCAGCTGGATTCGATCGAATTCGTAGACGACGAAGAGAAGAAGGACTGAGACGTATGTCCCGAAAATGGGAACGCATGGTGGAGAAAAACTCCAAACGGATGAATCAAGACCGATTGAAAAAAGGGCAGACGCCGATCGGCGCGAAAGACGGCCCGGAGAAAATCAAGGGGAGAAGCTGGGTGTTCCCGTTAGTGCTGGCTTCCGCCGGCATTCTCTTCGCGTTCACGATGCCGCAGGCGAACGCCGGAGACACGTTATATCAGATCACGGTCGCGCTGTATTTGCTGCTTGCGCTGTTTCACTTCTTCGTACGGAGGCCGTTCCTTAAGGTCGGGAAGAACGAGCTCGGCTGGAGAACGTATGCCGGGGACCGGTCCGTCGCGGCGCAGGACATCGCTACGATTCACATCGGCGACAATCGTTCGACCGTGATGCTGAAGGACGGGAAGACGAAGCGTTCGTTCTCCAAAGCTTATCATCTGTATCCGATGAATCGGATTAACGAGGCGCTGACGCAATTCGCGGCGGCTCACCATATTCCGCTGAACGGAGCGGAGAAGGAGACCGTAGGGGCATGAAGAAGAAAGCCGTGCTTTTCGATTTGGACGATACGTTGTTGTGGGACGAGCGATCGGTGCAGGAGGCGTTCGACGCGACGTGCCGGGAAGCGGCCGAAGCGGTCGGCGTAGACCCGAAGGCGCTCGAGTTGTCCGTGCGGAAGGAAGCCCGCGCGCTGTACGAAAGCTACGAGACGTTCCCGTTCACGCAGATGATCGGCATTAACCCGTTCGAAGGGCTGTGGGGCAACTTCCGCGAAGGCGCAGCCCCGGAGTTCCGGATGATGGAACGGCTCATGCCGCAATATCGCGCCGACGCGTGGACGCGCGGATTGCTCGCGTTGGGCGTCGACGATCCGGAGCTCGGCGCCCGGTTGGGCGAACGGTTCCCGGCGATTCGCCGCAGTCTCGCGTACCTCTATGAAGAGACGTACGAAGTGTTGGACGAACTCCGAGGCAACGCCAAGCTGCTTCTGCTGACGAACGGCTCGCCGGACCTGCAGAAGGAGAAGCTCGCCGGCGTACCCGAGCTGTCCCCCTACTTCGATCATATCGTCATCTCCGGCGATTTCGGCCGAGGGAAGCCGGATCCGGGCATCTTCCGCCATGCGCTGTCGCTGCTCGAGGTCGAGCCGGAGGAAGCGATCATGATCGGCGACAAGCTGACGACGGATATTCTCGGTTCGAGCCGCGTCGGGATGGACAATATTTGGATCAACCATCATGGCGCTTCGATCGGCGAACACACGGCGCCGAAGCACACGGTCACGAGATTGCGAGAAATTCTTGCCATTATTCTATAACGTTCTTATTGGTGCCGCGGAGCGCAGATCCGCGGCCTTTCTTATGAACCGAACGTCTCCGCTCGGCATACGCTGTAAGATACACTGGGCGCAAGCGGAGGAGGTTCGCTCGACATGAACGACGTATGGAAAGACCGGAGGTTCCGGAACGGGTGGAAGTCGTTCGAAGGCATGATCCGGCGCAAGATACAGTCGGTGCGGAATTCGCCGTCGGCGAGGAACGAATACGAGTGGGACCGGCTCATGGGGGAGGCGCTGGCGTACCTGGAACGGCACCGCGCCTCGGGATATACGTGGGAGTGCTTCGAGACGTTCAAGTCGGTTATCGTCCGGGTGACGATGCCGTCGGACGGCGCAGACAAGCTGCCCCGGCTTCGCTTGGACGATCGTACGCTGACGTTGACAGGCATACCGGGGAAGCTGGACGAGACGATCGAGCTGCCGGCCGCGGTCGTGCCGAGGAAGCCGCGAGCAGAATACGCGGACGGCGTCGTGGAAATTCGGCTCCGGAAGCAGTCGGCGGTGAAGCCGACGCGCCGCGTGCGCTGCAGCGCGAAAAAATCCCCTTCCGGCCGGTAAGCGGAAGGGGATTGTTCATTTCAAATAACGATCTTATGCTTTCTGGAACGCCGGGTCCGCGAACGGATGAGCGATCCAACCTTCCGTCTCGATGAACAAGCGAACCGCGACGATCTGGCGATTGTCCATCAACGTGAAGAAGTGCGGTTTGTGCTCCGGCACCGAGATGACGTCGCCGGCTTCGAGTTCGACGTCGAAGTAGCCGACGTCGTCCGTGCCCTTGATAATGAAGATGCCTTTGCCCGCCGTAATCGCGCGCACTTCGTCTTCCGTATGCGTGTGGACGTTCTCGAATTTCTTGAGCAGCTCCTCCAGGTTCGGCGTCGCGTCGGACAAGGCGACGATGTCCCACGTGCGGTAGCCGCGGCGGGCCGCGAGATCTCGGATTTCCTCGTCGAACGTCGACAAGATTTCCGCTTTCTCCTCGTCGCTCAGCACGAATTTATCTTGAAGATGCGCCGGCAGCTTAGCGGGGTTCCAATGCTCGTACAATACTTCTTGACTGCTCAGGAACGCGCGGACGTTCTCTTCGCCCGAGATGCGTTCTTCCGTGTTTCGAATGCGAATTTCCGCCATCCGAATCCCTCTTTCCTTATTGGAGTTGTTATTTATAATGATTCTAAAGAGTGAAGCAATGAATCGTATTATAGAATATTTTAACCTCTCTGTCATCGGTTTTGTCAAATAACTTTTCCAAATCCGAGTAATTTGCTACACTATGTTAAATCGGCAAGGGGAGTGGGGTCTGGTTGTGACGAAGACATTATTAGAACAACAATTGGAAAAGAAGATCTTAATCATAGACGGCGCTATGGGAACGATGATTCAACAAGCGGACGTTACGGCGGCCGACTTCGGCGGCGACGAGTTCGACGGGTGCAACGAGCTGCTCTGCGTCACGCGACCGGACCTCATCCGCGGCATTCATGAAGCGTACTTCGCCGCAGGGGCGGATCTGGTAGAGACGAACAGCTTCGGTTCGACGAGCGTCGTCTTGGCGGAATACGACATTCCGCACCGAGCGAGAGAGCTGAACTTGGCCGCGGCGCGCCTCGCAAGAGAAGCGGCGGACAAGTTTTCTACGCCGGATTGGCCGCGTTTCGTCGCGGGCGCGATGGGACCGACGACGAAGACGCTGTCGGTGACGGGCGGCGTGACGTTCGAAGGACTCGTGGAGTCGTATTTCGAACAGGCGCTGGCGCTTCTCGAAGGCGGGGTCGACGCGCTCCTGCTCGAGACGAGCCAAGATACGCTCAACGTGAAGGCGGGCAGCATCGGCATCCGCAAGGCGTTCGATCAAGCGGGCAAGACGGTGCCGATCATGATCTCCGGCACGATCGAGCCGATGGGCACGACGCTGGCGGGGCAGAACATCGAATCGTTCCTCGTTTCGCTCGAGCATCTGAAGCCGGTCTCGATCGGTCTGAACTGCGCGACGGGACCGGAATTTATGAAGGATCATATCCGGACGCTGTCGGCGCTGACGGATGCGGCGGTGTCTTGTTATCCGAACGCGGGTCTTCCGGACGAGAACGGCAACTATCACGAGTCGCCGGAATCGCTCGCGAAGAAGCTGGCCGGCTTCGCGGAGCAGGGCTGGCTGAACATCGCCGGCGGCTGCTGCGGTACGACGCCGGACCATATCCGCGCGCTGGCGGACGAGCTGTCGAGCTACCGCCCGCGGCCGCGCGACGGCGAGCATCCGCCGGCCGTGTCCGGCATCGAGACGGTGTATCTCGAAGCGGACAATAAGCCGCTGATGGTCGGCGAACGGACGAACGTGATCGGTTCGCGGAAGTTCAAACGTTTGATTTTCGAAGGGAAATTCGAAGAGGCGTCGGAAATCGCGAGAGCGCAGGTGAAGAGCGGAGCGCATATCGTCGACGTGAACCTCGAGGACACGGAGCTCGACGAGAAGAAGTCGATGGCCGAGTTTCTGCAGCTCGTGACGAAGAAGGTCAAGGTACCGCTCATGCTCGACTCGACGAACCACGAAGTGCTCGAGGTCGGCTTGAAGTATTCCCAGGGCAAGGCGATCATTAACTCCATTAATATGGAAGACGGCTTGGAGCGGTTCGATCGCGTCGTGCCGCTCATTCATAAATACGGCGCCGCCGTCGTCGTCGGTCTCATCGACGAGAAGGGCATGGCGGTATGGCCGGAAGACAAGCTGCGCGTCGCGAAGCGCTCGTTCGATATTTTGACGAGCCGGTACGGGGTCAATCCGCGGGATATCATTTTCGATCCGAACGTGTTCCCCGTCGGCTCGGGCGATCCGCAATACGTCGGTTCGGCGGCGGCCACGATCGAAGGCATTCGTCTGATCAGCGAGCAGTTCCCGGAAAGTTCAACGATTCTCGGCATCAGCAACGTCTCCTTCGGCCTGCCGCCGGCGGGGCGCGAGGTGCTGAACTCCGTGTTCCTGTACCACAACACGAAGGCGGGGCTCGGGTATGCGATCGTCAATACGGAGAAGCTTGAGCGATACGCCTCGATTCCGGAAGAGGAGCGCAGGCTCGCGGAGGATCTGATTTTCCATACGAGCGACGAGACGCTCGCCGCGTTCGTCGCGTACTTCCGGGAGAAGAAGGTCGAGAAGAAGGAGAAGACGAGCAGCTTGACGCTCGAGGAGCGGCTGTCTTCGTATATCGTGGAAGGCACGAAGGAAGGGCTCGTCCCGGATCTCGACGAGGCGCTGACGAAATACGCGCCGCTCGACATTATCAACGGGCCGCTGATGGCGGGGATGGACGAAGTCGGCCGGCTATTCAACAACAACGAGCTGATCGTCGCGGAAGTGCTGCAGAGCGCCGAAGCGATGAAGGCCGCCGTCTCCCATCTCGAGCCGTACATGGAGAAGTCCGAGTCGAGCGTGAAGGGCAAGATC encodes the following:
- a CDS encoding DUF896 domain-containing protein, with translation MISGRVQRINELARKQKSVGLTAEEKLEQAELRKQYIDNLKASLRQQLDSIEFVDDEEKKD
- the glnA gene encoding type I glutamate--ammonia ligase, which codes for MGYTKDDIMRIAKEENVRFIRLQFTDLMGIIKNVEIPVSQLEKALDNKMMFDGSSIEGYVRIEESDMYLYPDLDTWVIFPWVTEDRVARLICDIYMPDGTPFAGDPRGILKRALRDAQELGFTAMNVGPEPEFFLFKTDEKGNPTLETNDQGGYFDLAPTDLGENCRREIVLVLEKMGFEIEASHHEVAPGQHEIDFKYSDAIHAADQIQTFKLVVKTIARKYNLHASFMPKPLFGMNGSGMHCHQSLFQGDTNAFYDESDRLGLSATARHYMAGVLRHARGFAAITNPTVNSYKRLVPGYEAPVYVAWSASNRSPMIRIPASRGLSTRVEVRNPDPAANPYLAMAVMLAAGLDGIRNKLSLPAPVDRNIYVMSEDERESAGIPSLPENLKEALDELLGNEVVCDALGDHALAHFVELKEIEWDMYRTQVHQWERDQYLALY
- a CDS encoding 1,2-dihydroxy-3-keto-5-methylthiopentene dioxygenase, with amino-acid sequence MAEIRIRNTEERISGEENVRAFLSSQEVLYEHWNPAKLPAHLQDKFVLSDEEKAEILSTFDEEIRDLAARRGYRTWDIVALSDATPNLEELLKKFENVHTHTEDEVRAITAGKGIFIIKGTDDVGYFDVELEAGDVISVPEHKPHFFTLMDNRQIVAVRLFIETEGWIAHPFADPAFQKA
- a CDS encoding aminotransferase class I/II-fold pyridoxal phosphate-dependent enzyme gives rise to the protein MMELHPRLQDAVATAERVAEPRLRDIDRLIDANQWKTIQAFQKYKVSDFHFSGSTGYGYNDRGRETLDEVYAEVFGAEAGLVRPHFASGTHTIATALFGVLRPGDELLFITGSPYDTLHKVIGAEGDGTGSLRDWGVRCTIVPLGSDGRVDWDAVEEAWSPSVKVVAMQRSRGYEWRSSFTVEELGEMTRRVKALNPNVIAFLDNCYGEFTETREPTEVGVDLMAGSLIKNPGGGLAPTGGYIVGRKRLVELAAYRLTAPGIGAEVGSMLGTTRAIYQGLFLAPHAVGQALKGAVFAAALFDALGFVSNPKWDDPRSDIIQAVRFDKASQLIAFVQSVQRASAVDAHVVPEPWDMPGYEHPVIMAAGTFIQGGSLELSADAPIREPYTAYMQGGLTFSHVKIGVVSAVQRMMEERIL
- a CDS encoding LysM peptidoglycan-binding domain-containing protein, producing MRTNTYRQRNGKQQARKKFFVRMMMFLALIGFSATSGVMLHASANQEDNSTAVTTTAESAAQASVLDTGSILCVEPGDTLWKIAKAYGPDDVSVKSYVQSIIEANDLDSASLQVGQVLRLP
- the metH gene encoding methionine synthase; amino-acid sequence: MGTMIQQADVTAADFGGDEFDGCNELLCVTRPDLIRGIHEAYFAAGADLVETNSFGSTSVVLAEYDIPHRARELNLAAARLAREAADKFSTPDWPRFVAGAMGPTTKTLSVTGGVTFEGLVESYFEQALALLEGGVDALLLETSQDTLNVKAGSIGIRKAFDQAGKTVPIMISGTIEPMGTTLAGQNIESFLVSLEHLKPVSIGLNCATGPEFMKDHIRTLSALTDAAVSCYPNAGLPDENGNYHESPESLAKKLAGFAEQGWLNIAGGCCGTTPDHIRALADELSSYRPRPRDGEHPPAVSGIETVYLEADNKPLMVGERTNVIGSRKFKRLIFEGKFEEASEIARAQVKSGAHIVDVNLEDTELDEKKSMAEFLQLVTKKVKVPLMLDSTNHEVLEVGLKYSQGKAIINSINMEDGLERFDRVVPLIHKYGAAVVVGLIDEKGMAVWPEDKLRVAKRSFDILTSRYGVNPRDIIFDPNVFPVGSGDPQYVGSAAATIEGIRLISEQFPESSTILGISNVSFGLPPAGREVLNSVFLYHNTKAGLGYAIVNTEKLERYASIPEEERRLAEDLIFHTSDETLAAFVAYFREKKVEKKEKTSSLTLEERLSSYIVEGTKEGLVPDLDEALTKYAPLDIINGPLMAGMDEVGRLFNNNELIVAEVLQSAEAMKAAVSHLEPYMEKSESSVKGKIMLATVKGDVHDIGKNLVEIILTNNGYKIINLGIKVPPDQLIEAYRKEKPDAIGLSGLLVKSAQQMVTTAQDLKSAGVEVPILVGGAALSRKFTKTRIAPEYDGLVLYAKDAMDGLDLANRIMNAEERERLVQELREAKESDVKESGRKEKSAVADEGPKVSNVSRDVPVQVPKDTDRHVLRDYPVSHLLPYVNMQMLLGHHLGLKGKVATLLEARDPKATQLKSVVDELFEDGIKNGTLKANAVYRFFPAQSRGNDVIVYDPDDTSRVLQTFTFPRQDVEPYLCLADYLKPTESGEMDYVGFLVVTAGAGIRARAEAYKERGEYLLSHAVQAVALETAEAFAERVHQMMRDVWGIPDPANLTIQGLFGAKYRGQRFSFGYPACPNLEDQAPLFELLQPSDIGVELTDSFMMEPEASVSAIVFAHPEARYFNVDKAE
- a CDS encoding MerR family transcriptional regulator, yielding MGDEIRRNMALFPIGIVMKLTDLTARQIRYYEQHELIMPARTSGNQRLFSFNDVERLLEIKSLIEKGVNIAGIKQVLSPVNKESDDATVLNEHTEVKRRELTDKQLHKMLKQQLLGGNRRGQVSLIQGELSRFFNP
- a CDS encoding HAD family hydrolase, with the translated sequence MKKKAVLFDLDDTLLWDERSVQEAFDATCREAAEAVGVDPKALELSVRKEARALYESYETFPFTQMIGINPFEGLWGNFREGAAPEFRMMERLMPQYRADAWTRGLLALGVDDPELGARLGERFPAIRRSLAYLYEETYEVLDELRGNAKLLLLTNGSPDLQKEKLAGVPELSPYFDHIVISGDFGRGKPDPGIFRHALSLLEVEPEEAIMIGDKLTTDILGSSRVGMDNIWINHHGASIGEHTAPKHTVTRLREILAIIL
- the lexA gene encoding transcriptional repressor LexA; the protein is MTKLSNRQQAILEFIRSEVREKGYPPSVREIGEAVGLASSSTVHGHLDRLEKKGFIRRDPTKPRAIELLGDEDERQMVRLAVSRVPLVGKVTAGQPITAVENVEEYFPLPSHMVRDDEVFMLSVVGESMIDVGIFDGDYVIVRQQQTASNGDIVVAMTEDDEATVKTFYKERDHIRLQPENPTMEPLRYNHVTVLGKVIGIFRELH
- a CDS encoding Hsp20/alpha crystallin family protein, giving the protein MNDVWKDRRFRNGWKSFEGMIRRKIQSVRNSPSARNEYEWDRLMGEALAYLERHRASGYTWECFETFKSVIVRVTMPSDGADKLPRLRLDDRTLTLTGIPGKLDETIELPAAVVPRKPRAEYADGVVEIRLRKQSAVKPTRRVRCSAKKSPSGR